In Burkholderia sp. WP9, a genomic segment contains:
- a CDS encoding AMP-binding protein — MNPDSSTRSTIDIPALLAALPARIADIPALAAARDPQHIALIEDARRLSSAQLLQAVDAATALLREWGVRGGDRVMIVAENSIAQIVLLFAAARLDAWALVSNARLSAGELDSIRAHAQPRVVAYATESSTDAQQHAQRHQASAAPAITPDIGAWSYTVDNAAIAEPVEAENHRQCAALIYTTGTTGAPKGVMLSHRNLLFIAAISSRLRKVGPDDVVYAVLPISHVYGFASVCLGSLHAGATLRLVPRFAPEAVRRALAEERVSIFQGVPAMHAKLLEHLHTHGHSWSAPQLRFAYSGGSPLDAALKAQVESVYGLPLHNGYGMTESSPTVSHTMLDAPRNDCSVGEVIPGVEVRFVGLDGVDAAKGEIGELWVRGPNVMLGYYRGPEQTRAVVTEDGWLKTGDLARQDADGALHIVGRSKELIIRSGFNVYPAEVEHVLNAHPQVVQSAVVGRAVEGNEEVVAFVELMAGADVTPAELIDWCGERLAPYKRPAEVKVLAALPAASTGKILKHRLRGFL; from the coding sequence TTGAACCCAGATTCGTCTACCCGTTCCACGATCGACATTCCCGCGCTGCTGGCCGCCCTGCCCGCGCGTATCGCCGACATTCCGGCGCTCGCCGCCGCGCGCGATCCGCAACATATCGCCTTGATCGAGGATGCGCGCCGTTTGAGCAGCGCGCAACTGCTGCAAGCCGTCGACGCCGCTACCGCGCTGCTGCGCGAATGGGGCGTGCGTGGCGGCGATCGCGTGATGATCGTCGCGGAGAACAGCATCGCGCAGATCGTCCTGCTGTTCGCAGCCGCGAGGCTCGACGCGTGGGCGCTGGTGTCGAACGCGCGCCTGTCGGCGGGCGAACTCGATTCGATCCGCGCTCATGCGCAGCCTCGCGTGGTCGCCTACGCCACCGAAAGCTCGACCGATGCCCAGCAGCACGCGCAGCGGCATCAAGCCAGCGCGGCGCCGGCCATCACGCCGGATATCGGCGCGTGGTCCTACACCGTGGACAACGCGGCGATAGCCGAACCGGTCGAAGCCGAAAACCACCGCCAATGCGCCGCGCTGATTTACACCACCGGCACGACTGGCGCACCGAAGGGCGTGATGCTCTCGCATCGCAATCTGCTCTTCATTGCCGCGATCTCGAGCCGCCTGCGCAAAGTCGGCCCGGACGATGTCGTTTATGCCGTGCTGCCGATTTCGCATGTCTATGGTTTCGCGTCGGTGTGCCTGGGCAGCCTGCACGCAGGCGCGACTTTGCGGCTCGTGCCGCGCTTCGCGCCGGAAGCCGTGCGCCGCGCCCTCGCCGAAGAACGCGTATCGATCTTCCAGGGTGTGCCCGCCATGCACGCCAAATTGCTCGAGCATCTGCACACGCACGGCCACTCGTGGTCCGCGCCGCAATTGCGCTTCGCGTATTCCGGCGGCTCGCCGCTCGACGCCGCGCTGAAAGCGCAGGTGGAGAGCGTCTACGGTCTGCCGCTGCACAACGGTTACGGCATGACCGAGAGCAGCCCGACCGTGTCGCACACCATGCTCGACGCGCCGCGCAACGACTGCTCGGTCGGCGAGGTCATTCCGGGCGTCGAGGTGCGTTTCGTGGGACTTGACGGTGTCGATGCCGCGAAAGGCGAGATCGGCGAGCTATGGGTGCGCGGTCCGAACGTGATGCTCGGCTACTACCGCGGCCCCGAGCAGACACGTGCGGTCGTGACCGAAGACGGCTGGCTCAAAACCGGCGATCTCGCGCGCCAGGACGCGGACGGCGCCTTGCATATCGTCGGGCGCAGCAAGGAGCTGATCATCCGCTCGGGCTTCAATGTGTATCCGGCCGAGGTCGAGCATGTGTTGAACGCGCATCCGCAGGTCGTGCAGTCGGCGGTGGTCGGGCGCGCGGTGGAAGGCAACGAGGAAGTGGTGGCGTTCGTCGAGTTGATGGCCGGCGCGGACGTCACGCCCGC